A single region of the Pan troglodytes isolate AG18354 chromosome 18, NHGRI_mPanTro3-v2.0_pri, whole genome shotgun sequence genome encodes:
- the LOC129137436 gene encoding nuclear pore complex-interacting protein family member B15-like produces the protein MRLRLRWWLLFWLLLGFISHHPTPVINTLAVYRHRETDFCGGVRDHPGQHGKTPSPQKLDNLIIIIIGFLRPYTFTILFCTNYLCVSFLKTIFCSRNGHDGSTDVQQRAWRSNRRRQEGNKIGLKDVITPWRHVERKFRAKIHKRKVTTKINHHDKINGKRKTARKQKMFQRAQELRRRAEDYHKCKIPPPARKPLCNRVRMAAAEHRHSSGLPYWPYLTAETLKNRMGRQPPPPTQQRSITDNSLSLKTPPECLHRPLPPSVDDNIKECPLAPLPHSPLPPSVDDNLKECLLIPLPPSPLPPSVDDNLKECLLAPLPPSPLPPSVDDNLNECLLAPLPPSVDDNLKECLLAPLPPSPLPPSVDDNLKECLLAPLPPSVDDNLKECLLAPLPPSVDDNLKECLLAPLPPSPLPPSVDDNLKECLLAALPPSVDDNLKECLLAPLPPSPLPPSVDDNLKECLLAPLPPSPLPPSVDDNLKTPPLATQEAEAEKPPKPKRWRVDEVEQSPKPKRRRADEVKQSPKPKRQREAETQLPKPKRRRADEVEQSPKPKRQREAETQLPKPKRRRLSKLRTRHCTQAWAIRINPWVEKKKKIKK, from the exons atgcggctgcggctgcggtggtggctcctcttttggctcctgctggGATTTATCAGCCATCATCCCACCCCT gttATCAATACTCTGGCTGTCTATCGTCATCGTGAGACTGACTTTTgtggaggagttcgagaccaccctggccaacatggcaaaaccccatctccacaaaaattggATAATTTGATAATTATCATTATTGGGTTTCTGAGACCTTACACATTTACCATTCTCTTCTGCACAAATTACCTTTGT gTGTCTTTCCTGAAGACTATCTTCTGTTCTCGAAATGGACATGATGGATCCACGGATGTACAGCAGAGAGCCTGGAGGTCCAACCGACGTAGACAGGAAG gaaataaaattggCCTGAAAGACGTCATTACTCCATGGAGACATGTGGAAAGAAAATTTAGAGCGAAAATCCATAAGAGGAAGGTGACAACGAAAATCAACCATCATGACAAAATCAATGGAAAGAGGAAGACCGCCAGAAAACA GAAAATGTTTCAACGTGCGCAAGAGTTGCGGCGGCGGGCAGAGGACTACCACAAATGCAAA ATCCCCCCTCCTGCAAGAAAGCCTCTTTGCAACCgg GTCAGAATGGCGGCAGCGGAGCATCGTCATTCTTCAGGATTGCCCTACTGGCCCTACCTCAcagctgaaactttaaaaaacaggatgGGCCGCCAGCCACCTCCTCCGACTCAACAACGTTCTATAACGGATAACTCCCTGAGCCTCAAGACACCTCCTGAATGTCTCCATCGtccccttccaccctcagtggatgataatatCAAGGAGTGTCCTCTTGCTCCTCTTCCAcactctcctcttccaccctcagtggatgataatctgaaggaaTGTCTCCTTatccctcttccaccctctcctcttccaccctcagtggatgataatctgaaggagtgtctccttgctcctcttccaccctctcctcttccaccctcagtggatgataatctgaacgagtgtctccttgctcctcttccaccctcagtggatgataatctgaaggagtgtctccttgctcctcttccaccctctcctcttccaccctcagtggatgataatctgaaggagtgtctccttgctcctcttccaccctcagtggatgataatctgaaggagtgtctccttgctcctcttccaccctcagtggatgataatctgaaggagtgtctccttgctcctcttccaccctctcctcttccaccctcagtggatgataatctgaaggagtgtctccttgctgctcttccaccctcagtggatgataatctgaaggagtgtctccttgctcctcttccaccctctcctcttccaccctcagtggatgataatctgaaggagtgtctccttgctcctcttccaccctctcctcttccaccctcagtggatgataatctgaagaCTCCtcccttagctactcaggaggctgaggcggaaaaaccacccaaacccaagaggtggagggtgGATGAGGTGGAACAATCACcaaaacccaagaggcggagggcggATGAGGTGAAACAATCGCccaagcccaagaggcagagggaggccgaGACACAAttacccaaacccaagaggcggagggcggATGAGGTGGAACAATCGCccaagcccaagaggcagagggaggccgaGACACAAttacccaaacccaagaggcggaggttgagtaAGCTGagaacacgccattgcactcaagcctgggcaataagaataaATCCGTGggtcgaaaaaaagaaaaaaatcaaaaaataa